A segment of the Dermacentor andersoni chromosome 5, qqDerAnde1_hic_scaffold, whole genome shotgun sequence genome:
AGTAAGTATGGTCACGTGGCATGCGTGGTTAAAGGTAAGACACGTGCTGAAACACTTCTCATTTGGTGCACTCAGCAGAAGAAGCTGAACCCATTGACTCTTATTGGATGATTGAATTATTTATGATTTTCGATTTGAGTGGCGCAGTTGCTCACAAAACCAGGTATATTAGTGCTTCAAAAGGTATTTTAACTGTGAACACAGAAAATCTGACGCATAACTAAGGGATTTGGTTTGGCTAGCATTCGTGTAGGACGTCTATTACTTGTAGGTACTAATGACCTGCCCTGACTTCGATTAGCGCGGCAGGGCGTCAGCCGGGCTTGCTTCTTATTAAAGTCAGCATCCTCGATCTTTCTAaaggtatttctttctttccttctttcttctttttattcttctccTTTCGAGTTTATCACGAAGTTGTCACCAAGTGATGGTGTCGGATGGAAGGTGTATAACCGTATACcagcaaaaaaatatttaaagaatTTTCGTGGCCAGTCTGCGGCCAAAGCGTTGCTCACATGTTAATGGTTGTTGTCATGGTGCACAGATGTGCGTTGTTCACAGCTGTGCGCATAAGCCTAGTGTGCCCGCTCCCAGGTGACATGGATCCATTTCGTAAAAGCGCTACCTACGCCGGCAGCTCCTCATTCCAGTCTTCGCCTAAACAATGGTTGAGTATTTgtcattcttctgtttgtttgtcaGATGTACTTATCACAAATGGACCCAATACAGAGCGACGATTCGAGCGTCGTGCTGCGCGGGAATGCAGATAAGGCATGAACTACTCTGCTACTAGATTTAGAGTCTGGCCAAGGTGTACCAGTAGGACGTCTTCAGTCAGCGGTCGACTGCCGATTTTGGACAGAGGTTCAGTCAACGCCTGCCGTTTGTGCGAGTAATAGGAGCAAGCACTAAGGAAGTGGTCCACTCTTTCAAGTACGTCAAGATATTCTCAGCTGCGATAATCTGCACGCAAGCCGCGCAAGCACACAAGCATTCCACATAGATTGAGATTTGGCGTGGCCTTTACTCAACACTATCGCCATCTTATTGGCCTTGCGGACAGCCCGTGTTATGGGAACTGCACCGTGCCGGAGATTATATAGAGCACGTGCTTTGTGCGTGCCCGCTGCACTTGTAAGAGATACGGTCAATGGCTGGATGGTCTTTGGCACACATCGACAACCATCCACTTTCTGAATGTTTTCTTTTAGGTCCATGGCCGAAACACTCTAGATGTCAGGCCATGAAGGCCAGTGTTGCTTTTTCTGAGTGAAATAACTTGATACGCGACTGTAATACTGCTTTTACAGTGTCTTTTTTATATTTATTCATGCGCATCTGTACTCTTTCTTCTCTATACATCCCCCTCTCCTCTTTCTTTGTCATTTCGAAGGTTTGAACAGAGCAGTTCAGACCGTCTTCCTACCTTTTCTCTATTGATCTATATTTCCTTTACTATCGGTACGTTAAGTAGATGCACATATATTGTTTGAAAGGGCTACACCTAATTAACGTAGGTGAACAATTGCAAGGAAGCCTTTTTATCGGGTTATTGTGCATTTGTGTCATTTTTAATCATTTGAAATAATGCCGCCACGCTGTACACATGCTGGCTATTGACCTACATGCCCCACGACATGTTTTGTTGGCACCCTTTGACAATATCGCCTCCGAGAGCTCTTTTCATTTTGTACAGTCGTCAAACTAAGAAAATAGTGAAGTTCAATAGCCTTCGCCAAGAGGCTGTAATGTTAGAGTCGAGAACAAAAGTCTGCAGTCGACCGCAGCAGCAAAAAAGTAACAGTTTCGCCCGAcgggcgaagcattgattgcgacagcaaattattagacagctaaaCGAAGTAGGGTTAATCGTTTTATCAACTGAACAAACTGCTCTAAACATTATCTACCAACTAAATTAAGAAGCtcgttgtcacgcgcgcacaggcaaacacgaacacatcttactcgatgaccgcggacactcgctgtcagaacgctggcgtgatgcagagcggcagcagcggcgagcgaattccccttcgtgctgcctctcgcttgaatgaaaactaggcgcgcgagaacacagcgcacgagGAGACATCAGCTATATCCGACCGGCTAGCATTGGAACCcagcgcagattgcctccaagatagaacacgcgcggccgcgctcagccgccgcATCGTGAATAGAAGAGCAGATGCGCACTAACGTGCAGATAACCCCCGCCCGTCTACCCCCGCCCGCCTTGCGCGCGTcagaagacggcgcgcaccctccccgccttcctccttcGCGAGCGCGAGAAGACACCTCCGCATTGCAAGCTATCATCACATAGCTATCATACTattcggctcaccctcgcaagctgtCGCTCGCACATATATATAcggcatgcggcgcgcggccgcgatgttatATGGAAATTCGATTGGCGTGTCCTCATAAGTACAGGCGCAATAAAAATTAAAATTCTGCTAGCACAGCGGTGCCATGCAGAAATGCCTCAACGAATTACACTGACCGAAGAGGCGCACTTGCGTAGGCTGCGCTGCTTGACTTCAACCTgcatgctgttacggttggcgtgtaacagcccgagcaaaaaggatgttcaaagaccatgcctagccgaaacggaggatggattcctaatttgctatggttgtctcgagtggttgccggtctggcaggcgttCCGCAGTGAtaacaggcccctttgtgtgtgtgcgaccaaggggagaactctccgcgaactgtccaactctagggGAGAACGCTTCCCGCGAACCAGACAGGAGCCCCGGGTTGCCGCCAGCGGCGGCAAGCTCGGGAAAACATCACCTGGGATAATGGATCAGCCACCCAACCCCGACCAGGCCCGCAGGTTGTCACCAGCGGAGGCAAGCGCGGGAAAACATCGCCCAGGAAAATGGGAGCAGCCGAAAAGCAACGAGGGGAACTCAGTGCATGGCACGTGACGTTGAcctgagcaagatcccgcctacgattttagtgggccagTTTAAGGGGCCCCGCAGTGTACTTTTTATATTCATTCATTATCtccttcttatccttcaccaaccgttgaataaacagtgcaggTTCCgcgctagaaatcgtctcgtccttgcctgctCGCCAttgtctaccggacgcctgcagccattcgacaacgccacgctacccaatagtaacgccggtcgaggtttgagaaacaggcgtcgcaacgaTGCCTAGCCTGCGAaggaaaaataaagtttttctcgcGGCATCTATGATCTAATGATCTACACTTTTGCACGTGACAGTATACATAATGCTTCTGGCGTCGGCGCAGccaccagctccattttttttccaaGACACGGCAAGGCCCCGCCGCATGGCACGGTGGGTGTGGGTCCAACCCatatgtgctcgggtccgtggtgtcgcaacacaccaaacgcctacaGACCTGCAGACagcaggcgcccctgcggggctcTCACTGACGCATTCAGTGTTCACTGTTATGCAGTACTGCATAAGCTTCTGATTACCTCATgcggttttctttttcctgcgcGCCCTTTTTAGCCAGAACGGATGGTTGTCCGCCTAAAGTCAACGGTTCAGGAGTGTCCTGAACGGAGTTACTTTCGTGGGGGGCAACTAAGGAAAACGTTTCGTTTTTGGACCTCAAAAGTCATTCTGCCAGGTTACAAAACGTGGcagagtgtttttcttttcttttttttttttgcggcacttAGCTTTTGCCGTCAGTCCTCGAGTACAGTCAAACCCTGTCAGCCGTGAAGCTGAAAGCCGGCTTAAGCTGCACAAGGGTACAGCAAGCTTTACACTCTCCATCCGCGGTTGAAATGAAAAACCTACTGTGTTATTTGAATTCCAACCCAATTTGTAAAATTAGAAAAGAAGAATGAGTCTATTTTTGAGCGAGATCAAGCGACTCCAATTAACACTGTAATAGAAATCATTTGCGTGCTCACTCGCTGctggtgttatatatatatatatatcgcttatTCGACGTGCCCACAGACACTTGTCTTTTTGTAAGAGTACTTTGTTACTTAACGCACCCTCTAACATCGTGACCAATACAGCTTATATATTGTAATTATTCGCGCAGCACCGTCCTTATGGGTACTGGGAACAAGTGTCAAAATGTTGAAAAGCGATATGCAGCACGTCTTTGTCGATGTGGCCCATTTCTTATCCCCAGTCCACCACGCTGGCTCAGTGGCTACCACGTTCTGCTGCAGATCACGAGGTCACGTgctcgaatccaggccacggcgactgcattttgatggaggtgcaCTGCGAAAATGCTCGAGACACGATAGCGCGTCAAATTTAATCCAGAGCTCTCCTCTCATATTCCCGGTGTCACTTTAAGACATTATATTACATGAGTCCTTTAATCAATCCTCTTCGCCAAAGATCCCCATACTCTATATGGAGCTATATGGTCCTGCCAAAGTGATAAGGGCAAATGTACGGGCCGACTCACTGGATAAGCCGACTCTAGGAAACAATTGGCACATCAGGACGTGTCACGAAGCACTACGCGCCAACGTACGCAATCCAAACGCATTGTATATCCGTCCATTGCTTTCAACCGCTTTCAGCCATTATCGTGAAAAACAGTGACGACGATGAAAAGAAAGAGCGAAAATAGTTCCTTCGGACTCTATAAGATGCCATCGAATTGGACAAGCGGCAGCCAGCCAGTCACTCGCTTCATACCGCATTACCGCTTAATTTTGTCCTTTTCTTTGATTATCCTTGAATATGCCTTTGATATCCCTCCGTGCGTTTTCAATGACCGTGTGGCCATCGACATCTTGCCGCCTTCATTGTTGGGACAACCATTCCTCTCTCGCAAATTGTCTTCGCATGCCTTTAACGTTTCAATAACTCTTATATGTCATGGCTCACCTCTCGAGCTGCGAAAACGACACTATGAGAGGCCACATAGCCACATCAAATGATCCGCCGCCGAACGCCTTTTAGGCATTTTAGCTTGTGCGTCGAACAACTCTAGAACAATGCGAGCAAAGGCGCATGAGGCACTCCCAGCACCTCGTGGGCGGTCATCCACGACATCGCGCTGTCCTGCATCCACAACTCTGTAGGACGAACCGGCCGATGCTACTCAGTAAGGATCAAGGAGCAGCCTTGCCATCTTTGCCGTTGGTTGTTGACCTGCATTCTTAGGCAAGAGAGGTCACGTGCGTTAGCGTACCATCACTTTATCTCCTAGACATGCAGTTGGCCTACTATTAGATAATTATATAGTTCAATCGTTTGACTAAATGAACTTTGTGCTCCTGCTGTCGCTTTAACTTTGGCACGTCGTTTTTCTGATGAGCACATGAACGATTTTTACCGACCTGGATTAACTGTTgcgcatttgaaagaaaaaacgGAATTTTAGTTTGAGGGAATATATGTTTCTTGCTGTGATCTGCTTATGTAAAAATGAgtgaaaaaaagtttttttttttttttttttgtaatggcaGCATCAGGTTCGCAACATTACGTCGGCGATCACAAAACACGCTAGAGTCCTGCAAAATTCTGTCAGATGCTTCCTCTGAAGCAGACAGAATTGATATTGTTCGGAAACATACTACAATAAAGTGCCGATACGATTTCCTGCAAAGTGCAAATTAATATACTACGGTATTTGTCCAGTTTAGAAGTTCTGATGGACTTAGTTTGTTGCTACATTGGTTATTGATGTCGAATTTTAAAACTGTTTCATGTACAACTGCTTCATATAGCTCCTATAGGCTAACCTATTTTCTTTCAAATACAGCAAATTCAATTCAGATTGGCTCAGCGATTACCAAACGCGAGCATTGCTCGTTTTCAGCCACCCTAAATCGAAACTGAAACTTGATGGCGCTGCGATGCTTCACGCATCACGCATAGCGCGCGACCTGGCGGTAACCGTCTTCCTCATGACGTCATAGCTAAACCCTGGCTGGGCAGGAGGACAGGAAAATGCGCATATCAGCTGCACTCGTTGATGACGAAAATTATGTGAACATGGCTGAGACTCGCTTCGTTGTAGAGTTTACGCCGCGCCCCATACGATTTCAACTGAGTTTGCCGAGTGACTCAAGCTGGGCTACAGTACAGAGCACGCTGCTGCAAGGCTGTGGCTTGTCCCCGACTGCGTCTGCCGTCCGCGTAACGTATGCCGATGACGAGGACGAGAGGGTGCTGCTTTCTTCGGAGCCCGAAATGCAAGAAGCAATCCGCATCGCCGAAATGAAAGGCAACGTACTTCAAGTACAGATCACAGAAGAAGATGTGCCGTCGGCGAGCGCTGCGACGCAGCCGTTAAGAAGCCTCCACAGCGGCAGCGTCTCTGGGGAGTTCGTGTTTGTTGGCGGAAACAACGCGTCGGAGACGCAGACAGACGCGTCTGTTGCACCAGCCATCGCTTCATCGGAGACGTCGTCAGCCATGCCTCGAGCCGACGCAGGTGACGGTGGTACAAGCCCACCAGCCTGGTTCGTCGACTTTGTGCGAACGCTCAGGAACGAGCTCAAGGATGAAGTTACGGCAGAGGTTTTCAAGCGGCTCGACGAGCGCAAGGTCGACAAGTGGACGGCGGCAGCCACCGCCGCAGAGGCATTCCCGGACGCGCCGACGTGCGGTAATTGCCGCTGCCAGGTTCAGGGAGTCCGCTACAGGTGCTGGATTTGCCCGAATTATGACTTGTGTGAGGTGTGCGAATCGCTGCCCAGCGTACACGACAGCTCTCACGCAATGCTGAAAATTCGCAAACCCGCTGGCTCTCAGCAGCAGATCCCGCGTCGCAAGCGGTCCAACGGCTGCACCTTCCGGCCGATACGCTCGCCAAATCGCGCGTCCGCGATCCGGGAAATGAAGCAAGAGATGAAAATGCAGAAGCTTATGAAGAAGCTCGAAAAGTATAATCTCAGGGACAGTAACATCTACAGACTCCCTGGCGCGTCGTCAAGCTCCGAGAACTATTTGAATCCCGACGCCTATGATTCAGAGTTCGTCTGCGACGACACCATCCCGGACTGGACTCACGTCCAACCGGGAACGCGCTTCACGAAGCGGTGGAAAGTGCGAAACTCGGGGAACAGAGCTTGGGACGAAAACATCCTTCTGAAGTATTGCTGGGGCACCTTAGGGCTTATGCCGAATGACACGGACATTGAGGCACCTCGACTGTTGCCGAACGAAGAAGGCATGCTGGAAGTGCAGTTCACAGCACCCCACGAACCCGGCCACTACCAGACCCACTGGAGGATGTTCAGTCCACAAGGCTACTTTGGGCACCGACTGTGGTGCAATGTTGTTGTTGACCCTGCTCTCACCCTTGAGCCAAAACAGAAGCACATGTCCAGCCTTAAGGTTGTTGCTGGAGCAGATGACGATTTCAGCCATGAGCCTACTCTCAAGCCAGAGGACTTCGCCACTGGACTCAAAGCGAACATTGTGTCGCACACTGCAACCCCGTTCAATACTCCAGCTGCAGTTACTCCTCGCAAATCACCTGAACCTGAAGAGGTGGAAGAGAGTAACGTAGCAGCTCTTGGTTCAAACATGTCGATACTGGACATGCCAATCCTTCACGATACTGAAGAGTCTGCCAGTGTGCTCAGCCTGAGCAGCGTGGAGACAGAGGCTGACTTTGAAGTTGTGCCTCTGCCATCATGCTTCAATCTCAACATCCCATTCAATCTCCCAGAGCCAAAGCCTGCTGAGGAAAGAAGTGAATCGGCCCTGCAGAGTGCGGCAACTTCTTGCGAAGTGATTGCCAAGCCTCCCAAATGCAACTACTGTGATCCATTACAGTGCATGTCTTCATCTGCTGTTGCACCTCCTCAGGGATACAGCGATAATGAAGGAGAGAATGCTGGTACTCCTATCCTCCCTCTCCGGTTCAGAGATCCTCTGACTGAGTCTGACGCATCTAACTCTTCAACCCCAACAACCCAGACAAGCACAGCTGACATCAAAAGGCCTTCCGACCACGATGAGAAGCAAAATGAAGCCAGCTCAACTAGCGACAACCCAGATGCTGCGACGTCGGCGACGAAGCCAGCATTTTCGACTCGGAAGACCTACAAAGTGGAAGCAGTTGGTGATGCACTTCCAGAAGCACTTGTCACTGGAGCCTTAAATGCTGCAGCCACAGTGTTCAATACAGCTAAGACAGTCTTCACAGGAATCCAACAAGAGAGGCAGCGAATGAGCTCATCGCAGTGGATTCCACCGGCACACCTTGCACCTGAGAACAAGCTCTTTGAGATGGGCTTCAGGAATCGGGAGCTCAACTCAGTCCTGCTTAAGAAACATTCAGGAGACATCCAGAAAGTCATTGAAGAACTCATCAATGCCAATGTTGAAAGCTGGTCCACTACAACGCCCATGGAAGGCCCTCCCACAGCACGTCCTTTCATGTGTTCTTTCGACTAAATTTATCTTCATGCTTTGCACGTCTTCTATTGGTTTCATGCTTTCTGCTGATGTTATATTCTTGTGTTACCAATAGGAGTCTCTATTTAAACATTTTTTATGTCCATCATACTGCCTGCCTTCACCTTTGTTTAGCTAAAATTTTATTAGCATGAGTATGCACAGAATTTTTAACCATGAGACATGGAACCTCAAATCCTGCTCTGCCTGTCAAGATGAAAATGTATACTTTGGAAGTCATAAATCCTTCATATTCTTGGCTGTGCAACCACTAGAGTGCTTTTAGCTGTGCTTGAAAAGAAATCTGACAGCACTTATCACCAGAGTTGGTGTCCAGCAATGTTGCATTCACATAGGTGTAGTGTGTGTCAGCAATATTTTTATCTCCTTTAGATGGCAAAAGAAACTTGCTGTTTTAAGTATTAGACCGTAATGTTTGTAACTTGCAGTTGAGTTGCATTGCTAAGATGTTTATTTTTCTCTGTCTTTAAACTGATATTGTTGTAGAATGTGGTGCACATCACTAAGCATGCACAGCTTTGAACACTTGGATGCATCTGCAATGTTTCTTTGGAGTGTGTACTCTTCTCAGCTTCATGGTGAAGGCCTACGCCACTGGCATCATCCTATTGTTTCTTTGCCAACATGTAACAATCTAGAAATAAAAACGACCTAACAAGAATAGCTGGTGTGCGATTTATCTGCTTTAAAAGGTGCAATGTACCATGCTTGTGCCGTGCTTGCAGTATGAACACAAATGCATAGCTGGCATTCAGGCTACAAAACTGGCTTCACATTTATGTACCACATAAACTTGTTTTATATATGTTCACCTTGTGTTTAAGCTTATATATAAAGAATAATTACTGGTTGAATGCTAATACACCATGTTAATATCTCACATGGGCATAGATAGCACAGAGCTGCCAACAATGGAAAAGCATAGTCTTGTTAGCCGTTCTGTGCATCATGGTCTTTTCAGCTGCCCTAGGTACTTGCCCTCTTTTGCGCTTACCTTTGTATACTACTGTTTCTGCTTAATTGCTATAGTGGAGCTGAAGGGCTAGGTAAATGGCTTTCTAAATGCACTTCTAAATGTGCCTGTTGGTGTTGAAAGGGGAGTATGTCTGTAGAAAAGTTTTAAACATGGGGAATTCGTCATTTATGTAAGAAAAACCTCTAATTCATAAGTTTCATAAGATTGTAAACAGCTGTGCCATATTTCATTTCAGGCAAAATGCTTTTTTTCCCCCAAGTACTGCGTACATTGGAATCAAGAAAATTATGTAAGCGTATGCAATAATGAACGTAGTCATAGTTGGTTTTGGTTCCAAAAGTGGTGTTCGAAGTATGCAATGGGAACATTGAAAGATAAAAGTTTAGGATTTCTGAAGTGAAACTGCAATGTATAGATACATTATGTAAAGTTTCCATGTGCTCATGTCACAGTATCCTAAAAAGAGTTAAGTGGTTTGGAATCTGCACTGCTACCTGCTCAGCCATTTAGTGCTCTGGAATTGCTGCTTGTAAGCTTCATTTCCCCTTGGCAACTTTAGGAAAATCCAGTGCTCACATTCAGGTCATGGGCATGAACACTCTGGTTGCCTCTTTCACACGCTTGTGTGCAAACTTCCTCAAATATCCACACTCCTGAGGCCTGTACCAAGCCATTGTACGATAAGGCCTGTGGTTGTATTTTCAGTCTATCATTATCAGCGATACTTTCACTTTTGTATGACGTAATATTCAATATTGTACCTCATTTGAGTGATAGGCTTCCTGTTGGTCGACCAAGTTATCCAATGCATGTGTACCCGTAGCTGTGCAGGCAATCCTCGTGAGCACTAAAAATGCAAATTCTTCAAGTACCTTGCCTACTTTGCAATCTGATTATGCATTGTTACACATGGCACAAGCAGCTGTGTGGTGGCACTTGTCCTTTACTTGCTCCCCTTGTAAAGCCTAGACTGCAAGATCCGAGCAAAGTTGCATGCCACCTCTGATGGAGGCCTGACAAGATTGAAATTGCCAACAATGCTAAAGTGACTTTGTGTATGCTATATAAAACATTGCAGCAAATGGGGGATACAAACTCATAGTTGACAAGAGTAAAAAGCTAGTTCGTAAAGTAGCATATTGACTTGCCAAACCACAGAAACACATGAACATTAAGAAACTGACAAGTGAGCTCGTGCAAGCTTGAATTTAGAGCCTGTTGCACTTTCATGAAACCGGACGCGTAACCTTTAAAGAAGTACCAACATACATTTTGAAAGTAGAAGAAACCCTACCACACACTTCTCAGATAGAGATCACACTTGCAAGAAGGCTGGGAAGCATCAGGTATCGTAATTTAATGCTAAAGTTCGTCTCAAAATGCCAGGTATACATGCCATTGATATTATCATGACATTATGATAGTGAACAAAATTTACTGATAGTGTGTGGCAATAAGATTAGATATGATGACAATGCTCATAAAAAACAAGTTGTGCTTGCATTTCTTCTAGCTGTGCTAGGTAGCAGTCGCAATAATAGCAGAAACAGAGCAGGTCAGTGCATCAGATCACAAAGCATACACGCATACACTTCCTGGGCACCA
Coding sequences within it:
- the LOC126531370 gene encoding next to BRCA1 gene 1 protein-like, producing the protein MRISAALVDDENYVNMAETRFVVEFTPRPIRFQLSLPSDSSWATVQSTLLQGCGLSPTASAVRVTYADDEDERVLLSSEPEMQEAIRIAEMKGNVLQVQITEEDVPSASAATQPLRSLHSGSVSGEFVFVGGNNASETQTDASVAPAIASSETSSAMPRADAGDGGTSPPAWFVDFVRTLRNELKDEVTAEVFKRLDERKVDKWTAAATAAEAFPDAPTCGNCRCQVQGVRYRCWICPNYDLCEVCESLPSVHDSSHAMLKIRKPAGSQQQIPRRKRSNGCTFRPIRSPNRASAIREMKQEMKMQKLMKKLEKYNLRDSNIYRLPGASSSSENYLNPDAYDSEFVCDDTIPDWTHVQPGTRFTKRWKVRNSGNRAWDENILLKYCWGTLGLMPNDTDIEAPRLLPNEEGMLEVQFTAPHEPGHYQTHWRMFSPQGYFGHRLWCNVVVDPALTLEPKQKHMSSLKVVAGADDDFSHEPTLKPEDFATGLKANIVSHTATPFNTPAAVTPRKSPEPEEVEESNVAALGSNMSILDMPILHDTEESASVLSLSSVETEADFEVVPLPSCFNLNIPFNLPEPKPAEERSESALQSAATSCEVIAKPPKCNYCDPLQCMSSSAVAPPQGYSDNEGENAGTPILPLRFRDPLTESDASNSSTPTTQTSTADIKRPSDHDEKQNEASSTSDNPDAATSATKPAFSTRKTYKVEAVGDALPEALVTGALNAAATVFNTAKTVFTGIQQERQRMSSSQWIPPAHLAPENKLFEMGFRNRELNSVLLKKHSGDIQKVIEELINANVESWSTTTPMEGPPTARPFMCSFD